A genomic window from Silene latifolia isolate original U9 population chromosome Y, ASM4854445v1, whole genome shotgun sequence includes:
- the LOC141628630 gene encoding uncharacterized protein LOC141628630, with protein sequence MEYLTRILNFTTKVLPFKHHSLCRKLKLSHLMFVDDLLMFSRGDSQSVMLLLRSFASFSRASGLEMNNDKSSIYFNGVHGSLKQQLIARSGSVEGQIPFNYLGVPIAAGVLKQIDNICRNYLWDGTSDYMRVPLVGWDHVCIPQSEGGLGVRNSAHWNLATIGKLVWWIYSKPDSLWVKWNGYSHGTWLADLKGYSVKSGYDWIRLKETKVGWSKLVWNNAALPKHCFVNWLIMRNALNTKEKLYRIGVSSDDLCCICQAGSENVTLLFQHCPYVLELLEVDL encoded by the exons ATGGAATACCTCACTAGGATTCTTAATTTTACTACGAAGGTCCTGCCTTTTAAACATCACTCTCTGTGTAGGAAATTAAAGCTGTCTCATTTAATGTTTGTTGACGATCTTCTAATGTTCTCTAGAGGGGACTCTCAATCTGTGATGCTGCTTTTGAGATCCTTTGCCTCTTTTTCTAGAGCATCTGGTCTAGAGATGAATAATGATAAGTCTAGTATTTACTTCAATGGGGTTCATGGGTCCCTCAAACAGCAGCTTATAGCTAGGTCAGGGTCTGTTGAAGGACAAATTCCCTTTAATTATTTGGGAGTTCCCATTGCAGCTG GAGTATTGAAGCAAATTGATAATATCTGTCGTAACTACTTATGGGATGGCACAAGTGACTATATGAGAGTTCCATTGGTTGGTTGGGATCATGTGTGCATTCCACAGAGTGAGGGTGGTCTGGGAGTTAGGAATAGTGCTCACTGGAATTTGGCTACCATTGGGAAGCTTGTGTGGTGGATTTACAGCAAGCCAGATAGCTTATGGGTGAAGTGG AACGGGTATTCACATGGTACATGGCTTGCTGACTTGAAAGGGTACTCTGTTAAGTCTGGGTATGATTGGATCAGGCTTAAGGAGACAAAAGTGGGGTGGTCTAAGCTGGTTTGGAATAATGCTGCTTTACCTAAGCATTGTTTTGTTAACTGGCTTATTATGAGGAATGCTCTTAACACCAAAGAGAAGCTGTATAGGATTGGAGTTAGTTCTGATGATTTGTGCTGCATTTGCCAAGCTGGTTCTGAGAATGTTACTCTTCTTTTCCAGCACTGCCCGTATGTTCTTGAGCTACTGGAGGTTGACCTGTGA